A part of Thermocrinis albus DSM 14484 genomic DNA contains:
- a CDS encoding tRNA (guanine(10)-N(2))-dimethyltransferase, protein MVREGKALLQLREGVFYNPYMVVNRDLSLLVMLLLGDDIVVCDAMGASGVRSIRALLELPNVAKVLYNDADPSAIESFRQNAQLNQIDMSRVEIHCKDASLLLREIRNCHYVDIDPYGSPIPFLESSLFPVKRGGVLAVTATDTSVLSGTYPHTCLRRYASRPLLKAEFYHEVGLRILIKKVVEEGAKHDYAFIPIFSYSYRHHMRVFFKKDIGAKRTDQVVQQLGYILYCENCLYRESSFLENIRKVCPVCGSKILWSGPLWLGPLWNRDLVEDMWKNRGAILISEETNRLLKRIREEANHQSIGFYTMSSIGRALKVSNLPPMVKFLRKLEGVRTHISHEGFRTLLPHVEVLKRIHELLR, encoded by the coding sequence ATGGTAAGGGAAGGGAAGGCTCTCCTTCAGCTCAGGGAGGGTGTGTTCTACAACCCTTACATGGTAGTTAACCGAGATCTAAGCCTTTTGGTCATGCTCCTTTTGGGAGATGACATAGTTGTGTGTGATGCTATGGGTGCCAGTGGTGTGAGGAGTATAAGAGCTCTACTGGAACTTCCCAACGTGGCTAAGGTTTTATACAACGATGCTGACCCTTCCGCCATAGAGAGCTTTCGTCAGAACGCCCAACTTAACCAGATAGACATGTCCCGCGTGGAGATTCACTGTAAGGACGCATCCCTTCTTTTGAGGGAGATAAGAAACTGTCATTATGTGGATATAGATCCTTACGGATCTCCTATACCTTTTCTGGAATCTTCCCTATTTCCCGTGAAACGTGGAGGTGTTTTGGCAGTAACCGCCACCGATACTTCTGTCTTGTCAGGTACTTATCCCCACACCTGTTTGAGAAGATATGCCAGCAGGCCGCTTCTGAAGGCAGAGTTTTATCACGAAGTAGGCTTAAGGATTCTTATAAAAAAGGTGGTGGAGGAAGGAGCAAAGCACGATTATGCCTTTATCCCCATCTTCTCTTACTCTTACCGCCATCACATGAGAGTGTTCTTTAAGAAAGACATAGGAGCTAAGAGAACGGATCAAGTGGTACAGCAGCTCGGTTATATTCTTTACTGTGAGAACTGTCTCTACAGGGAAAGCAGCTTTTTGGAAAACATAAGGAAGGTATGCCCCGTATGTGGAAGTAAAATTCTGTGGTCCGGTCCCCTCTGGTTAGGTCCCCTGTGGAACAGGGATCTGGTGGAGGACATGTGGAAAAACAGAGGTGCTATTCTTATATCGGAGGAGACAAACCGACTACTTAAGAGGATAAGGGAGGAGGCAAATCATCAGTCCATAGGCTTCTACACCATGAGTTCCATAGGAAGAGCCCTGAAGGTATCCAACCTGCCTCCCATGGTGAAGTTTCTAAGGAAGTTGGAGGGAGTGCGTACCCACATAAGTCACGAAGGTTTCAGAACCCTTCTCCCTCACGTGGAGGTTCTCAAAAGGATCCATGAGCTACTACGCTAA
- the thrC gene encoding threonine synthase — translation MAKVKGLRCRECGREYPAEPIHVCEFCFGPLEVEYDYDLIRNTVSREKIERGPKSLWRYVDLLPVEEPKVGLTAGFTPLRKAENLGKVLGLKELYIKDDSVNHPTLSFKDRVVSVALSKAVEFGFDTAACASTGNLANSVAAHSAQAGLNCYVFIPANLETQKIYGSLVYSPTVVAVEGNYDDVNRLCSEIANELNWAFVNINIRPYYAEGSKTLAFEVAEQLGWRAPDAVVAPAASGSLVTKIWKGFKELRMVGLIDGKLPRVYGAQAEGCSPIAQAWKEGRDYIKPVKPNTIAKSIAIGNPADGIYALAVTRESGGEWETATDEEIIEGIKLLAETEGIFTETAGGTTVAVLKKLAQRGVFRPDEVVVVYITGNGYKTMEVLEGHLKDVVRIKPTLADFRDKILVRVP, via the coding sequence ATGGCAAAGGTGAAGGGGCTCAGGTGCAGAGAGTGTGGAAGAGAGTACCCTGCAGAGCCCATCCACGTGTGTGAGTTCTGCTTCGGCCCGCTGGAGGTGGAGTACGATTACGATCTTATAAGGAATACTGTAAGTAGGGAGAAGATAGAGAGAGGTCCCAAGAGTCTGTGGAGATACGTAGATCTACTTCCCGTAGAGGAGCCTAAGGTAGGACTTACAGCCGGTTTCACTCCCCTTAGGAAAGCGGAGAATCTGGGTAAAGTGTTGGGTCTTAAGGAGCTTTACATAAAAGACGACTCGGTGAACCACCCCACCCTCTCCTTCAAAGACCGAGTAGTTTCGGTAGCTCTCTCCAAAGCGGTGGAGTTCGGATTTGACACTGCCGCTTGCGCTTCCACAGGTAATCTGGCCAACTCGGTGGCTGCCCACAGTGCACAAGCCGGACTTAACTGTTACGTTTTCATACCTGCCAATCTGGAAACCCAGAAGATATACGGTAGCCTTGTCTACAGCCCCACGGTGGTGGCGGTGGAAGGTAACTACGACGATGTCAACAGACTATGCTCTGAGATAGCCAACGAACTTAACTGGGCTTTTGTTAACATCAACATAAGACCCTACTATGCGGAAGGTTCTAAAACCCTAGCCTTTGAGGTGGCTGAACAGTTAGGTTGGCGTGCACCCGATGCGGTAGTGGCTCCCGCTGCCTCTGGTTCCTTAGTCACCAAGATATGGAAAGGATTTAAAGAGCTGCGCATGGTGGGTCTAATAGACGGAAAACTTCCCCGTGTCTACGGCGCTCAAGCGGAGGGATGTTCCCCCATAGCTCAAGCGTGGAAGGAGGGGAGAGACTACATAAAACCTGTAAAACCCAACACTATAGCCAAGTCCATAGCTATAGGCAACCCAGCTGATGGTATATATGCTCTCGCCGTTACCAGAGAGAGCGGTGGAGAGTGGGAAACAGCTACCGACGAAGAGATCATAGAGGGTATCAAGCTCCTTGCTGAAACAGAAGGAATATTTACAGAAACGGCAGGTGGTACCACCGTAGCTGTTCTCAAGAAACTGGCTCAAAGAGGTGTTTTTAGACCCGACGAAGTGGTGGTGGTTTACATAACAGGCAACGGGTACAAAACAATGGAAGTTCTGGAAGGGCATCTGAAGGATGTGGTTAGGATAAAACCCACTTTGGCAGATTTCAGGGACAAGATACTGGTGAGGGTTCCTTGA
- a CDS encoding TlpA family protein disulfide reductase has protein sequence MKRLWVLFLLFLWACSPKDSLPPVKVLDLKGRQVNLDSFRGRPVILYVWSRTCAGHATQLSLLHELAQRRKDLTVISYAIAMDPAAVSQSYLSLGLKPSFITLVDPEVKISEYYTITFLPSTFFFDERGRLVKIYAGLPYDSFIK, from the coding sequence TTGAAAAGGCTCTGGGTTCTCTTCCTCTTGTTTCTCTGGGCCTGCTCACCTAAGGACTCCCTGCCGCCCGTCAAGGTTCTGGACCTAAAGGGCAGGCAGGTAAATCTCGACTCCTTCAGGGGAAGACCAGTTATCCTCTACGTATGGAGTAGAACATGTGCCGGACACGCCACCCAGCTTTCCCTTCTCCATGAGCTGGCACAGCGGAGAAAAGATCTCACCGTTATCTCTTATGCCATAGCCATGGACCCTGCCGCTGTATCCCAAAGCTACCTTTCTCTGGGCTTAAAACCCAGCTTTATCACCCTGGTGGATCCTGAGGTGAAGATCTCCGAGTACTACACCATAACCTTTCTCCCTTCCACCTTTTTCTTTGACGAGAGAGGAAGACTGGTAAAGATCTACGCGGGATTACCCTACGACAGTTTTATAAAATAA
- the ccsA gene encoding cytochrome c biogenesis protein CcsA: protein MLDLCLGVYFLSFLAGLIQRRLGIFLLTLSVTLYLLYFIRLFYTLKSFPYANLYGVLSVAGNVTVAVFLLMSIKFRDIARFPYLMGVVGFMSTLLTYPAEQSPYRSLLYSLHVMTAVISYVSAVIGGTLAATRLLLEWELKRKKSPSLFMPLDLLRSSEKISVNITFVMLTFTMVLGSLWTRSYFGRHWIDDPKLVASLALWFYYALLSHMNLLKKISPKRFSIGLLIGTLLMMMNLFLVRHAV, encoded by the coding sequence ATGCTGGATCTGTGCTTAGGGGTGTACTTTCTGTCCTTCTTGGCAGGCCTCATACAGAGGAGACTAGGCATCTTCCTTTTGACATTGAGTGTCACTTTGTATCTTCTTTACTTTATCCGGCTTTTTTACACGCTGAAGAGTTTTCCCTATGCTAACCTGTACGGTGTCCTCTCGGTGGCAGGCAACGTAACTGTAGCCGTGTTTTTACTTATGTCGATAAAGTTCAGAGACATAGCACGGTTCCCCTACCTGATGGGTGTGGTGGGTTTCATGTCCACCCTCCTCACTTACCCTGCCGAACAGTCTCCCTACAGAAGTCTCCTTTACTCCCTACACGTTATGACGGCGGTAATCAGCTACGTGTCCGCCGTTATAGGGGGTACCCTTGCAGCAACTCGCTTGCTGTTGGAGTGGGAACTCAAGAGAAAGAAAAGCCCTTCCCTTTTCATGCCTCTTGATCTCCTCAGATCCTCTGAGAAGATATCGGTGAACATCACCTTTGTGATGCTAACCTTCACTATGGTACTGGGAAGCCTATGGACCAGAAGTTACTTTGGGAGACACTGGATAGACGATCCCAAACTGGTGGCGAGCCTGGCCCTGTGGTTCTACTACGCCCTTTTGTCTCACATGAACCTTCTGAAGAAAATCTCACCCAAAAGGTTCTCCATAGGCCTGTTGATAGGTACATTACTGATGATGATGAACCTTTTCTTGGTGAGACATGCTGTATAA
- a CDS encoding shikimate kinase — protein sequence MLYNRVFLVGFMCSGKSTVGRELAHTLGWEFVDVDEEIQRQENNTVAGIFQEKGEAYFRNLELQVLTQLSQRNRLVISTGGGLGANPVAMELMKNKGLVVWLDIPFQEFLERCKGDENRPLLKKSLEEIQLIYQKRKEVYREAHLHLDATKDVPSIVKEIVGFLNR from the coding sequence ATGCTGTATAATCGCGTTTTTCTGGTGGGTTTTATGTGTAGCGGGAAATCTACCGTAGGGAGAGAACTGGCCCATACCCTTGGATGGGAGTTTGTGGATGTGGACGAAGAGATACAAAGACAGGAGAACAACACCGTTGCAGGTATTTTTCAGGAGAAAGGTGAAGCCTACTTCAGAAACTTAGAGTTACAAGTTCTCACCCAGCTTTCCCAAAGGAACAGACTGGTGATAAGTACAGGAGGTGGTTTAGGTGCCAATCCTGTGGCCATGGAGCTTATGAAGAACAAAGGTCTTGTAGTGTGGCTAGATATACCCTTTCAGGAGTTTTTAGAGAGATGCAAAGGAGATGAAAACAGACCTCTTCTGAAAAAGAGTTTAGAAGAAATACAACTCATCTACCAAAAGAGAAAGGAGGTTTACAGAGAGGCACATCTGCACCTGGATGCCACCAAAGATGTTCCTTCCATCGTGAAAGAGATTGTTGGCTTTCTCAACAGATGA
- a CDS encoding AAA family ATPase, which produces MRPIRLKLKNFRIFRGEHEVDFSCLNFFVIQGRTGSGKSSIVDAICYALYGRVPREGSKPAHRNVISRGESRMRVFLEFSVKGKRYAVERVYSQDKSDVRFYEGSRPLPLKAKDVESYVENLLGLSYDVFTKVLVLPQGQFDRFLKPSKPVERREILHKLIGIEETIEGLTRLIKDEKDKRKKATEDLKVYIENCRKELGSLPDLEQRERELKKEIEELKTRKELLESELRQAEERESLQKDLLDVEEQLTSLIEKEEEIRSLEEKLKRAEDLREYKGYLEHYDRIEEDIKNKKRESNKKQNELEKYKHEYDITLQLYQEAKRKYEQLPDIEREIEDLVVKIQKAEQMDKLKEDMIRTNKELLEREKEKEEKLRRKSELEERLEKGKRLLKEWEEELRSLEGTEGEYKRLETLQQDVKEYEKKERELSQIDEVLRSLEEEKKNLEGELSSLRRKEEEYLVHKIRSNLKKGDICPVCGHVVEEVHADQIDTDYRELREKIEHIADKISKLTEQIASLKQKKEEYKGRLQTIKEKIGTTTEGFWELWSKVQENYKKLQELREKYIKGQTRYEELRKEYETLTQEMARLDERVNHLKTRKAELEKELSELSEFVGDVPSTTYLRNQKEELEMKKKKVIDRYEKLREELQGKENLLQMTKVELDTLRKRLEELEREKLDVVGKLKPVLEKYYHLDEVKKFIMSEEEMKEVREKIEEYRNRRSLLEKRKEELYEKLSSLPQVRSSVEIIKEKDEVEKDLEEKQRELGALEERINRVKSFSVELRRKEEELRCLIEELAIYEKLAEDFRSDRFPDFIGTYVMEIVVNRANEYLERFSGGSYYFVLEGGDLMVRDMSSGHTRPVETLSGGETFLASLALAFGVSDIISQKAPLESLFIDEGFGSLDRETRETLEGPFENIKSNSGRLVGIITHLEDMAEKFDQRIEVIRRGDRSEVRIIC; this is translated from the coding sequence ATGAGACCCATCAGGCTTAAGCTAAAAAATTTCCGTATATTCCGAGGAGAACACGAGGTAGATTTTTCATGTTTGAACTTCTTCGTGATACAAGGAAGAACAGGATCCGGCAAATCCAGCATCGTAGATGCCATATGTTATGCCCTTTACGGTAGAGTGCCCAGAGAAGGAAGCAAGCCGGCCCACAGAAACGTCATATCTCGGGGAGAGTCACGTATGAGGGTGTTTTTAGAGTTTTCCGTAAAGGGTAAGCGTTACGCTGTGGAGAGGGTCTACAGCCAGGATAAGTCAGATGTTAGGTTTTACGAAGGTTCTAGGCCTCTCCCCCTTAAGGCGAAGGATGTGGAGAGCTACGTAGAGAATCTTTTAGGTCTCAGCTACGATGTGTTTACAAAAGTTTTGGTGCTTCCTCAAGGACAGTTTGACAGATTTTTGAAACCTTCAAAACCGGTAGAAAGAAGGGAAATACTCCACAAACTCATAGGTATAGAGGAGACAATAGAAGGACTAACAAGGCTCATAAAGGATGAGAAAGATAAAAGAAAGAAAGCAACAGAAGATCTGAAGGTTTACATAGAAAATTGCAGAAAAGAACTGGGATCCTTACCTGACCTTGAACAAAGAGAAAGAGAACTGAAGAAAGAGATAGAAGAGCTAAAAACCCGTAAGGAACTTTTAGAAAGTGAGTTAAGACAAGCAGAGGAAAGGGAAAGTTTACAGAAGGATCTACTGGATGTGGAAGAGCAGCTAACATCTCTCATAGAAAAAGAGGAAGAGATAAGAAGTCTGGAGGAGAAACTGAAGAGAGCTGAGGATCTGCGAGAGTACAAAGGTTACCTGGAACATTATGACAGGATTGAGGAGGATATAAAGAATAAGAAGAGGGAGTCCAACAAAAAGCAGAATGAGTTGGAAAAGTATAAACACGAGTATGATATAACCCTCCAGCTTTACCAAGAAGCAAAGAGAAAGTACGAACAGCTACCTGATATAGAAAGGGAGATAGAGGATCTTGTAGTGAAGATACAAAAAGCTGAACAAATGGATAAGTTAAAGGAGGATATGATTCGTACCAATAAGGAACTATTGGAGAGGGAAAAAGAGAAGGAAGAAAAACTTCGAAGGAAAAGTGAGCTGGAAGAAAGATTGGAAAAGGGTAAGAGGTTGTTAAAAGAGTGGGAAGAGGAGCTTAGATCTTTAGAGGGTACAGAAGGAGAGTATAAAAGGCTGGAGACACTCCAGCAAGATGTGAAGGAGTACGAGAAAAAAGAGAGAGAACTCAGTCAGATAGATGAGGTTCTCAGAAGTCTTGAGGAAGAGAAGAAAAACTTAGAAGGGGAGCTAAGTTCACTAAGAAGGAAAGAAGAGGAGTACCTTGTTCATAAGATTAGGAGTAACCTCAAAAAGGGCGACATCTGTCCAGTCTGTGGCCACGTAGTTGAGGAGGTTCACGCCGACCAGATAGACACCGATTACCGGGAGCTACGCGAGAAGATAGAGCATATTGCGGATAAGATCAGCAAACTTACAGAACAGATAGCTTCTCTTAAACAGAAAAAGGAAGAGTATAAAGGGAGACTGCAGACCATAAAGGAAAAGATAGGTACAACTACAGAAGGTTTTTGGGAGTTGTGGAGTAAAGTTCAGGAAAACTATAAAAAACTGCAGGAGCTCAGAGAAAAGTACATTAAGGGACAGACACGCTACGAAGAGCTCAGAAAAGAGTACGAGACTCTAACCCAAGAGATGGCGCGCCTTGACGAGAGGGTTAATCATCTTAAAACCAGAAAAGCTGAGCTAGAGAAGGAACTATCTGAACTTAGCGAGTTTGTAGGTGACGTCCCTTCCACCACCTACCTAAGAAATCAGAAAGAAGAACTGGAGATGAAGAAGAAGAAGGTAATAGATCGCTACGAAAAACTGAGGGAGGAGTTACAGGGAAAGGAAAACCTCCTTCAGATGACAAAAGTTGAGCTGGATACTTTGAGGAAAAGGCTAGAGGAGTTGGAAAGGGAGAAGTTGGATGTTGTAGGGAAGCTAAAACCTGTTTTAGAGAAATACTATCATCTTGACGAAGTTAAGAAGTTTATCATGTCTGAGGAAGAGATGAAAGAGGTGAGGGAAAAGATAGAGGAGTACAGAAACAGAAGAAGCCTTTTGGAAAAGAGAAAGGAAGAGCTGTATGAGAAACTGAGCTCTTTACCGCAGGTGAGGAGTAGCGTAGAGATAATCAAAGAGAAAGATGAGGTAGAAAAGGATTTGGAAGAAAAACAGCGTGAGTTGGGAGCTTTGGAAGAGAGGATAAACAGAGTCAAGAGTTTCAGTGTGGAGCTTAGGAGGAAGGAGGAGGAACTGAGATGTTTGATAGAAGAACTCGCAATTTATGAAAAGCTGGCGGAAGACTTTAGAAGCGACAGATTTCCTGACTTTATAGGTACCTACGTGATGGAGATAGTGGTTAATAGGGCTAATGAGTATCTGGAGAGGTTTTCGGGAGGAAGTTACTACTTTGTCTTGGAGGGTGGGGATCTTATGGTGAGAGACATGTCTTCGGGTCACACAAGGCCTGTAGAAACCCTAAGTGGTGGAGAAACCTTTTTGGCCAGTCTTGCTTTAGCCTTCGGCGTCAGTGACATAATATCCCAGAAGGCTCCCCTCGAAAGCCTCTTTATAGACGAAGGTTTTGGATCTCTGGACAGGGAAACGAGGGAAACCTTGGAAGGACCTTTTGAGAACATAAAGAGTAACAGTGGAAGACTGGTAGGCATCATAACACACCTGGAGGATATGGCGGAGAAGTTTGATCAGAGGATAGAGGTCATCAGAAGAGGTGACCGATCAGAAGTGAGAATCATCTGTTGA
- a CDS encoding metallophosphoesterase family protein: MRLLHISDLHAGKTINRISRNEDLEYALEQVKSILKEERVDILLIGGDIFDKFPIDADSKHLIMEFLTDVATHRVHVVMIAGNHDPYDNIKSFKPLRKLANIHAYDRPEKDVEKIIFRIEDLAIACVPYIHEKVITKAEETAGRDYAHKVSNYLQAVAHAVKDARYRILLAHLMVEGASYTGTEKESSVSPFYSIRPDQIPPGFHYVALGHVHRHQQIKAAPSLTYYSGSLYQLDFSEKGNDKFANLVVLEQDGVKVDPIKLDIKRPLYEVTVPKGESPERVLEPFKDKPGLFKVILEKDSKEDFSIGVKKDLVQRILGERLVWVQIKDTSVRWEKEVPELSTDLNILSMYDQFHKRLHGKEAPISVKKTLASLLERLQHETHQA; encoded by the coding sequence ATGAGGTTACTTCATATATCAGATCTGCACGCAGGCAAAACCATCAACCGTATCAGTAGAAACGAGGATCTTGAGTATGCCCTTGAGCAGGTTAAAAGTATCCTAAAAGAAGAAAGAGTGGATATCCTCCTTATAGGCGGGGATATCTTCGACAAGTTCCCCATAGATGCAGATTCCAAGCATCTCATAATGGAGTTTCTTACGGATGTAGCTACCCACAGAGTGCATGTGGTTATGATAGCTGGGAATCATGACCCTTACGATAACATAAAGAGTTTCAAACCCCTTAGAAAACTGGCCAACATACATGCCTACGACAGGCCGGAGAAAGATGTAGAAAAGATAATCTTCCGGATAGAAGATCTGGCAATAGCCTGCGTACCCTACATCCACGAAAAAGTCATCACCAAGGCGGAGGAAACAGCAGGTAGAGATTACGCCCATAAGGTGAGCAACTACCTGCAGGCAGTGGCCCATGCGGTAAAAGATGCTCGTTACAGAATACTCCTTGCCCACCTCATGGTGGAAGGAGCTTCTTATACAGGAACGGAGAAGGAGTCATCTGTGAGCCCCTTTTACTCCATAAGGCCTGATCAGATACCCCCCGGTTTCCATTACGTGGCCTTAGGACACGTACATCGTCACCAACAGATAAAAGCAGCACCTTCTCTCACCTATTACTCAGGTAGCCTCTACCAGCTGGACTTTTCCGAAAAGGGAAACGACAAGTTTGCAAATTTAGTGGTACTGGAACAGGATGGAGTAAAGGTAGATCCCATAAAACTGGATATAAAACGTCCACTCTACGAAGTCACTGTACCCAAAGGCGAAAGTCCGGAGAGGGTTTTAGAACCTTTTAAAGACAAGCCTGGTCTCTTCAAGGTCATCTTAGAAAAAGATAGCAAGGAGGACTTCAGCATAGGTGTAAAGAAAGACCTTGTGCAGAGGATACTGGGTGAAAGGCTGGTGTGGGTCCAAATAAAAGATACCAGTGTCAGATGGGAGAAGGAGGTGCCGGAGCTCAGCACAGACCTTAACATTCTTTCTATGTACGATCAGTTTCATAAGCGTCTCCATGGTAAAGAAGCACCCATTTCTGTGAAGAAAACTTTAGCCTCCCTACTGGAGAGACTTCAGCATGAGACCCATCAGGCTTAA
- a CDS encoding TIGR00730 family Rossman fold protein produces MNSKKLRLIEELKIKQGDTWRVLKIMSEFVEGFDQLSNVGPAVTFFGSSRMKEDNVYYKHAYRTAFMLGKLGFHIITGGGPGIMEAANRGAYDAGTVSVGLNIEIPTEQKPNRYQTISLTFDYFFVRKVMLLRYSMAYVIFPGGFGTFDELFEALTLIQTGKSHPFPIILYGPEFWTPLLKYMEEVMVKFGTIDEEDLQLVKLAHDPDQVISIVLSTAKENLKVLKEKDPFDPLVEKLEKVLKLAKKS; encoded by the coding sequence ATGAACAGTAAGAAGTTACGTCTTATAGAAGAGCTTAAGATAAAACAGGGGGACACGTGGCGTGTCCTCAAGATAATGAGCGAGTTTGTGGAGGGGTTTGATCAACTATCCAACGTAGGCCCTGCCGTTACCTTCTTCGGAAGCTCCAGGATGAAGGAAGATAACGTCTATTACAAACATGCCTACAGAACAGCTTTTATGTTGGGAAAGCTGGGCTTTCATATCATCACAGGAGGGGGACCAGGTATAATGGAAGCGGCCAACAGAGGAGCCTACGACGCTGGAACTGTGTCGGTAGGACTCAACATAGAGATACCTACTGAGCAGAAACCCAACAGATACCAGACTATCTCCTTGACCTTCGATTACTTCTTTGTCAGAAAAGTGATGCTTCTAAGGTACTCTATGGCTTATGTGATATTTCCCGGAGGTTTTGGTACCTTTGACGAACTTTTTGAGGCTCTTACCCTCATTCAAACAGGCAAAAGTCATCCCTTTCCCATAATTCTGTATGGTCCCGAATTCTGGACACCCCTTCTTAAGTACATGGAGGAAGTTATGGTTAAGTTTGGCACCATAGATGAGGAGGATCTCCAGCTGGTAAAACTGGCTCACGATCCGGACCAGGTGATATCCATAGTGCTCTCCACCGCAAAGGAGAACCTCAAGGTGCTGAAGGAGAAGGATCCCTTTGATCCGCTTGTTGAAAAGCTGGAAAAAGTACTGAAGTTGGCTAAGAAGTCATGA